A genomic stretch from Sebastes fasciatus isolate fSebFas1 chromosome 23, fSebFas1.pri, whole genome shotgun sequence includes:
- the phyh gene encoding phytanoyl-CoA dioxygenase, peroxisomal, whose amino-acid sequence MSRAAERLRLLINHLDRAPAVIGAAPTSSAQTFTYSHPQRLRYSCDTDLLTPEQRLFYEENGFILIKNLVSEEDIDKFRKEFERICRQELKVPGMTVMRDVAIAKSEFVPDQKAVTKLQNFQEDPELFEYCALPQILNYVECFTGPNIMAMHTMLINKPPDAGKKTSRHPMHQDLHYFPFRPADRIVCSWTAMEKVDRQNGCLVVLPGTHTGTLQEHDYPEWEGGVNKMYHGVRGYNPKLPRVHLEMEKGDTVFFHPLLIHGSGMNSTQGFRKAISCHYASADCYYIDVKGTTQENIEKEVTDIANRKYGVSINFKDAWAFRGRLVQGERTSL is encoded by the exons ATGTCTCGGGCTGCGGAGAGACTCAGACTGCTCATCAATCACCTTGATCGAGCTCCTGCAGTGATC GGTGCTGCACCAACTTCTTCTGCTCAAACTTTCACCTACAGTCACCCACAGAGACTGAG ATACAGCTGTGATACCGACCTGCTGACCCCAGAGCAGCGACTCTTCTATGAGGAAAATGGCTTCATCCTCATCAAGAATCTGGTGTCTGAAGAGGACATCGACAAGTTCAG GAAGGAATTTGAACGGATCTGTCGACAGGAACTGAAGGTTCCTGGTATGACGGTGATGAGGGACGTGGCGATCGCCAAGTCGGAGTTCGTCCCCGATCAAAAAGCCGTCACCAAACTCCAGAATTTCCAGGAAGATCCTGAACTGTTCGAGTACTGCGCCTTACCACAG ATCCTGAATTATGTGGAATGTTTCACTGGACCCAACATCATGGCCATGCACACAATGCTGATCAACAAACCTCCCGATGCAG GTAAGAAGACGTCCCGTCACCCGATGCATCAGGATCTGCATTACTTCCCGTTCCGCCCGGCGGACAGGATCGTCTGCTCTTGGACGGCGATGGAGAAAGTGGACCGGCAGAACGGCTGCCTGGTCGTCCTGCCAGGAACGCACACCGGCACGCTGCAGGAGCACGACTACCCAGAGTGGGag GGTGGCGTAAACAAGATGTACCACGGAGTGCGTGGATACAATCCGAAGCTCCCCAGGGTGCACCTGGAGATGGAGAAGGGCGACACCGTCTTCTTCCACCCGCTGCTGATCCACGGCTCTGGCATGAACTCCACGCAGGGCTTCCGCAAG gccATCTCCTGCCACTATGCCAGCGCTGACTGTTATTACATCGATGTGAAGGGAACCACACAGGAAAACATAGAGAAAGAGGTGACGGACATCGCAAACAGGAAGTACGGCGTCTCCATCAATTTTAAG GACGCCTGGGCTTTCCGAGGCCGCCTGGTGCAAGGAGAGAGGACTTCACTGTAA
- the ucmaa gene encoding upper zone of growth plate and cartilage matrix associated a, with product MFWTRVFMLSLLTTLLIFIFSSVVESAAVRDNSKAAAVRDNSKASDPKGPARQVFMPESDASNFFKRRSRRSTHYYELQAEQRVKITASERRREYNEEQLDEYEHYVEEERDEQNERTRETNEQMREYHYDGLEPRYYWFH from the exons aTGTTCTGGACTCGAGTCTTCATGCTCTCTTTGCTCACCActctcctcatcttcatct TTTCCAGTGTGGTGGAAAGTGCAGCAGTCCGGGACAActcaaaagcagcagcagtccgGGACAACTCAAAAGCGAGCGATCCTAAAG GCCCAGCACGGCAGGTGTTCATGCCCGAGTCGGACGCCTCCAACTTCTTCAAACGCCGCAGTCGCCGCTCAACCCACTACTATGAGCTCCAAG CCGAGCAGAGAGTAAAGATTACTGCGAGCGAGCGGAGGAGGGAGTACAACGAGGAGCAACTGGACGAGTACGAGCACTACGTCGAGGAGGAGCGTGACG AGCAAAATGAGAGAACGAGGGAGACGAATGAGCAGATGCGAGAGTACCACTACGACGGCCTCGAGCCTCGCTACTACTGGTTCCACTGA